Proteins encoded together in one Terriglobus saanensis SP1PR4 window:
- the hemL gene encoding glutamate-1-semialdehyde 2,1-aminomutase, producing MALSFTHSRALQKRAESLIPGGVDSPVRAFRSVGGDPPFVASAQGAYLYDADGNRFLDYFGSWGPMILGHAHPAVIDAVQKAAANGTSFGASTAAEAELASLVVQAVPSIEMLRFVSSGTEAVMSAIRLARAFTGRKFILKFEGCYHGHSDALLVKAGSGVATLGIPGSAGVPEETVQFTLALPFNDVSAVEEAFRLHQGKIACIIVEPVVGNAGTILPAPGYLEALRAITEREGALLIFDEVMTGFRLSLGGAQEIFHIKPDLTTLGKIIGGGLPVGAFGGRQEIMQMLAPLGPVYQAGTLSGNPLAMAAGIATVSHLIAERATIYPQLAETTRQIAVGVAKEAKAAGVPMSVNWMGSMVTWFFTETNVTDFDTASTSDMARFGKFHRAMLERGIWLPPSQYEAAFVSASHGEAEVDFTISAAREVFANLL from the coding sequence ATGGCTCTCTCGTTCACACACTCGCGCGCCCTCCAGAAACGCGCCGAATCCCTGATCCCCGGCGGCGTGGATTCGCCCGTACGCGCCTTCCGCTCCGTCGGCGGTGATCCGCCTTTTGTTGCCAGTGCGCAAGGCGCTTATCTCTACGACGCGGACGGGAATCGCTTCCTCGACTACTTCGGGTCGTGGGGACCGATGATCCTCGGCCACGCTCACCCCGCTGTGATCGATGCCGTACAGAAGGCCGCCGCCAACGGCACCAGCTTCGGTGCCTCCACGGCAGCAGAGGCAGAGCTCGCCAGCCTTGTTGTGCAGGCGGTTCCCAGCATCGAAATGCTCCGCTTCGTCTCGTCGGGAACGGAGGCGGTCATGTCCGCGATCCGTCTAGCCCGCGCCTTTACAGGCCGGAAGTTCATCCTCAAGTTCGAAGGGTGCTATCACGGCCACTCCGATGCCTTGCTGGTCAAGGCAGGTTCCGGCGTCGCCACGTTGGGCATTCCCGGCTCCGCAGGTGTTCCCGAGGAGACCGTCCAGTTCACGCTGGCGTTGCCCTTCAACGATGTCTCGGCGGTGGAAGAAGCCTTCCGCCTGCATCAGGGGAAGATCGCCTGCATCATCGTCGAACCTGTCGTCGGGAACGCCGGAACCATCCTTCCCGCTCCGGGATATCTGGAAGCCCTGCGTGCGATCACCGAACGCGAAGGCGCTTTGCTGATCTTCGACGAGGTGATGACCGGCTTCCGTCTCTCCCTTGGCGGAGCTCAGGAAATCTTCCACATCAAGCCGGATCTCACCACGCTGGGCAAGATCATCGGCGGCGGCCTGCCCGTCGGTGCCTTCGGTGGACGCCAAGAGATCATGCAGATGCTCGCGCCGCTCGGTCCTGTCTACCAGGCAGGAACGCTCAGCGGCAACCCGCTCGCCATGGCCGCAGGAATCGCTACCGTCTCGCATCTCATCGCGGAACGAGCCACGATCTATCCGCAACTCGCTGAAACTACGCGCCAGATCGCGGTGGGTGTCGCGAAGGAGGCCAAGGCTGCGGGCGTGCCCATGTCAGTGAACTGGATGGGATCGATGGTCACCTGGTTCTTTACCGAGACGAATGTGACGGACTTTGACACGGCTTCGACGAGCGACATGGCCCGTTTTGGGAAGTTCCACCGCGCCATGCTGGAGCGCGGCATCTGGCTGCCACCCAGCCAGTACGAAGCCGCCTTCGTCAGCGCATCGCATGGCGAAGCGGAGGTCGATTTCACGATCTCAGCCGCACGCGAGGTATTCGCGAATCTGCTCTAA
- the purN gene encoding phosphoribosylglycinamide formyltransferase, whose protein sequence is MKLGVLLSGRGSNFVAIADAIADGSLEGCSIAVVLSNLPDAGGLAIARERGIEAIAISGKGIPREEHEAKMIATLLEHEVDLVCLAGYMRILTPQFIRAFQNRILNIHPSLLPSFPGTHAQQQAFEYGAKIAGCTVHFVDEEVDHGVIVLQRAVAVEDTDTAETLAERILHEEHAAYPEALRRVLSGAYTVEGRRYIARS, encoded by the coding sequence ATGAAGCTGGGCGTATTGTTGTCGGGACGTGGATCGAACTTTGTCGCCATTGCGGATGCGATTGCGGACGGTTCGCTTGAAGGGTGTTCGATTGCTGTGGTCTTGTCGAACCTCCCAGATGCGGGTGGACTTGCGATTGCCCGCGAACGGGGCATCGAAGCAATAGCCATCTCGGGCAAAGGCATTCCGCGCGAAGAGCATGAGGCAAAGATGATCGCTACCCTGCTGGAGCACGAGGTCGATCTCGTCTGCCTTGCAGGATATATGCGCATCTTGACGCCGCAGTTTATCCGCGCGTTCCAGAATCGAATCTTGAACATTCATCCTTCGCTGTTGCCTAGCTTCCCCGGAACGCATGCGCAGCAGCAGGCCTTCGAGTACGGTGCGAAGATCGCCGGTTGCACCGTCCACTTTGTGGATGAGGAAGTGGATCACGGCGTGATCGTGCTGCAGCGTGCCGTGGCCGTGGAAGATACCGACACAGCCGAGACGCTGGCGGAGCGGATCCTGCACGAAGAGCATGCTGCCTATCCCGAGGCATTGCGGCGCGTGCTGAGCGGCGCTTATACCGTCGAGGGACGACGCTACATAGCCCGCTCCTAA
- the purM gene encoding phosphoribosylformylglycinamidine cyclo-ligase translates to MSQKPTSPSAATATSKAGKPAEKTARTGVSYADAGVDIDSGDATKQRIKHLARKTFNKNVLSEIGGFGGLFKLDLAKYPDPVLVSSADGVGTKLKVAFTLGVHHTVGADLVNHCVNDIAVQGADPLFFLDYLATGKIDPLVIEKIVTGIADACRANGCALIGGETAQMPGFYADGEYDLAGTIIGVVNRDRIITGSAIQAGDMLFGLPSTGLHTNGYSLARKLLFEVAGYNPDLYVTALKDKVGNALMQTHRSYLSVLRKLTAGGVVSGMAHITGGGITENFPRILPKGLCAQVEMNSWEIPPLFQHLQELGNVEQDEMMRTFNMGIGMIVVVPAEQVKKAKAILNRANERFHVIGRVAKGVRRVNYV, encoded by the coding sequence TTGAGCCAGAAGCCCACATCACCCTCCGCCGCCACGGCAACATCCAAAGCAGGCAAGCCTGCCGAGAAGACCGCGCGCACTGGCGTGAGTTACGCAGACGCCGGTGTCGATATCGACTCGGGCGATGCGACCAAGCAGCGCATCAAGCATCTTGCGCGCAAGACCTTCAACAAAAATGTCCTCAGCGAAATCGGCGGCTTCGGCGGCCTGTTCAAGCTGGATCTGGCGAAGTATCCCGACCCCGTGCTCGTGTCTTCCGCCGATGGCGTGGGAACGAAGCTCAAAGTGGCCTTCACGCTGGGCGTGCATCACACCGTCGGCGCCGATCTCGTGAACCACTGCGTGAACGACATCGCAGTACAAGGCGCGGATCCGCTCTTCTTCCTCGACTACCTGGCGACGGGAAAGATTGACCCTCTGGTCATCGAAAAGATCGTGACAGGCATTGCAGATGCCTGCCGCGCGAATGGTTGCGCTCTGATCGGCGGCGAGACGGCGCAGATGCCGGGCTTCTATGCGGATGGCGAGTACGATCTTGCGGGTACGATCATCGGCGTTGTGAACCGGGATCGCATCATCACAGGAAGCGCGATTCAGGCGGGCGATATGCTCTTCGGCCTGCCTTCGACGGGGCTGCATACCAATGGTTACTCGCTGGCGCGCAAGCTGCTCTTCGAGGTGGCTGGCTACAACCCGGATCTCTATGTTACGGCGCTCAAGGACAAGGTCGGCAACGCCCTGATGCAGACTCATCGCAGCTATCTGAGCGTGCTGCGGAAGCTTACCGCGGGCGGGGTTGTGAGTGGCATGGCACATATCACCGGCGGTGGCATTACGGAGAACTTCCCGCGCATCCTGCCCAAGGGCCTCTGCGCCCAGGTGGAGATGAACTCGTGGGAGATTCCCCCGCTCTTCCAGCATCTGCAAGAGCTTGGCAATGTGGAGCAGGACGAGATGATGCGCACCTTCAACATGGGCATCGGCATGATCGTCGTGGTTCCAGCGGAGCAGGTGAAGAAGGCGAAGGCGATTCTGAACCGCGCCAATGAACGCTTCCATGTGATCGGTCGCGTCGCCAAGGGCGTCCGTCGAGTCAACTACGTATGA
- the tkt gene encoding transketolase: MSDLDQLSINTLRLLAVDGIEKAANGHPGAPLALSPLAYLLYQKHMKHDPSDHKWADRDRFVLSNGHASMLQYGALHLSGYDVSLEDLKLFRQWHSKAPGHPEYGFTPGVEVTTGPLGQGFAMAVGLAIAEKHLGALYNQPGQAIVDHYTYVMCGDGDLMEGVSHEAASLAGTLGLGKLIVFYDDNLISLDGPTELSYTEDVDKRFDAYHWHTQFVKDGNDLQALEVAIVEAKKVTDKPSMIRVRTIIGYGSPHAGTNKVHGEALGAENTKKTKEFFGFDPEKSFVVPEEAGKHWLEAKSRGQKAHKEWDEKFAAYKQAHPDLAAEFERRVSHELPKDWAKDIKPFPTEKAIATRNAGQVVLQAIGKNLPDLIGGAADLTSSTKTIFKDSPSFHVDPKGKNIFFGVREFGMCAAVNGMAAHGGIIPFGSTFFTFSDYCRSAMRMAALMSTHSLFVFTHDSIGLGADGPTHQPIEHLMSLRAIPQLTDFRPADANETAACWQLAIERPSACFMALSRQDLPVLDADKYKVFEKVKKGAYVLEGEGNTDLILVATGSEVSLALKALPELEKAGIKTKVVSMPSFRIFKEQDEAYRLSIFPHGVPKISIEAGATEGWWEFIGRDGIAIGVDTFGASAPGPEVLEKYGFSVANILDKAKQVIKK, encoded by the coding sequence ATGAGCGATCTGGATCAGCTTTCTATCAATACACTCCGCCTTCTGGCGGTTGACGGAATCGAAAAGGCGGCAAACGGACATCCCGGAGCCCCGCTGGCGCTTTCGCCCCTTGCCTACCTGCTGTATCAGAAGCACATGAAGCACGATCCATCCGACCACAAATGGGCGGACCGCGATCGCTTCGTCCTCTCGAACGGACATGCTTCCATGCTGCAGTACGGCGCGCTGCACCTCTCGGGCTACGACGTCTCGCTCGAAGACCTGAAGCTCTTCCGCCAATGGCACTCCAAGGCCCCCGGACATCCGGAATACGGCTTCACCCCCGGCGTTGAAGTGACCACGGGACCCCTCGGACAAGGCTTCGCCATGGCCGTCGGTCTGGCGATTGCAGAAAAGCATCTCGGCGCGCTGTATAACCAGCCAGGCCAGGCAATCGTCGATCACTACACCTACGTGATGTGTGGCGATGGCGATCTGATGGAAGGCGTCTCGCATGAGGCTGCCTCGCTCGCCGGAACGCTTGGTCTCGGCAAACTCATCGTCTTCTACGACGACAATCTCATCTCGCTCGACGGTCCGACAGAGCTCTCCTACACGGAAGATGTCGACAAGCGCTTCGACGCCTATCACTGGCACACGCAGTTTGTGAAGGACGGCAACGACCTTCAGGCACTGGAAGTCGCCATTGTAGAAGCGAAGAAGGTCACCGACAAGCCTTCCATGATCCGTGTGCGCACCATCATCGGCTACGGCTCGCCGCACGCAGGAACGAACAAGGTGCACGGCGAAGCGCTGGGTGCGGAGAACACCAAGAAGACCAAGGAGTTCTTCGGCTTCGATCCCGAAAAGAGTTTTGTCGTTCCCGAAGAGGCAGGCAAGCACTGGCTTGAAGCAAAGTCGCGCGGCCAGAAGGCGCACAAGGAATGGGATGAGAAGTTTGCGGCTTACAAGCAGGCTCATCCCGATCTCGCTGCGGAGTTTGAGCGTCGTGTCTCGCATGAGCTTCCCAAGGATTGGGCGAAGGACATCAAGCCCTTCCCGACCGAAAAGGCCATTGCGACGCGCAATGCAGGACAGGTTGTCCTGCAGGCCATCGGCAAGAACCTTCCGGACCTCATCGGCGGCGCAGCCGATCTGACCAGCTCCACGAAGACCATCTTCAAGGACTCGCCCAGCTTCCACGTCGATCCGAAGGGCAAGAACATCTTCTTCGGCGTACGCGAGTTCGGTATGTGCGCGGCGGTCAACGGCATGGCCGCTCATGGCGGCATCATTCCGTTCGGTTCCACGTTCTTCACCTTCTCCGACTACTGCCGTTCGGCGATGCGTATGGCCGCTCTCATGAGCACGCATTCGCTCTTCGTCTTCACGCATGACTCCATCGGTCTTGGCGCTGACGGCCCCACGCATCAGCCGATCGAGCACCTGATGAGCCTGCGCGCCATTCCTCAGCTCACAGACTTCCGCCCGGCGGATGCGAACGAGACAGCAGCCTGCTGGCAGCTCGCGATCGAGCGGCCCTCGGCCTGCTTCATGGCGCTCAGCCGCCAGGACCTGCCAGTTCTCGATGCCGACAAGTACAAGGTCTTCGAGAAGGTGAAGAAGGGTGCCTACGTCCTCGAAGGCGAAGGCAATACCGATCTCATCCTCGTCGCTACGGGTTCGGAAGTCTCGCTTGCATTGAAGGCCCTTCCGGAGCTGGAGAAGGCTGGTATCAAGACCAAGGTCGTCTCCATGCCTTCGTTCCGCATCTTCAAGGAGCAGGATGAGGCGTACCGCTTGTCTATCTTCCCGCATGGCGTGCCGAAGATCTCCATCGAAGCGGGCGCAACCGAAGGCTGGTGGGAGTTCATCGGCCGCGACGGTATCGCCATCGGCGTGGACACCTTCGGAGCCTCTGCCCCAGGGCCGGAAGTGCTGGAGAAGTACGGCTTCAGTGTCGCGAACATCCTCGACAAGGCCAAGCAGGTCATCAAGAAGTAA
- a CDS encoding glycoside hydrolase family 15 protein — protein sequence MNALTTAYRWLNDDGPAFGAPGLEPRWTSSKKDAVCTAYAASSRVWFTVSHGTLNEIYYPTIDRPQTRDMELIFTDGETFVHEEKRDYEFDFHYIDPDALAVRVVANDLQGRYTITKEFITDPHHPVVLVHVKVEGEEEVLSRLKCYALLAPHLDGGGAGNSARSVEVAGQRAILAWKNGTALAMGVSTGFTRTSCGYVGSSDGYQDLIQNMRMDWEFGQALDGNLALTGEIDISRNREFTLAIAMGEGFHSALAGMMQSLSTPYELQLKRFIEQWHRAASPERLAEASTDGGRLMRISHNTILAHEDKTYSGAFIASASIPWGNAKGDDDLGGYHLVWTRDMIQSATAMLACGRVDTARRALVYLACTQRPDGSFAQNFWIDGTPYWTGIQLDEVAFPIMLAWRLWKVDGLGEFDVFPFVENAAAFLVHFAPVTQQERWEETSGYSPSTLATVIAALVCAADIARAHHSPELAEFLLIYSDWIEAHLDEWTTTNDGCLHPDVKRHYMRVRPPSPGEPFYHPEAGEGRLNIANRAPGEKYNFEAREIIDGGFLELVRYGIRRADDPLIIDSLKVVDHVLKIDTPYGPCWRRYNHDGYGQQKDGEPFIHYGQGRAWPILTGERAHYEMAAGNDIKPLITALERFSSFGGMLPEQIWDYADLPEEGLYFGRSAGSAQPLVWAHAEYIKLLRSAVDGKVFDRISVVEDRYCKKAEDRTFKSEVEFFQVSRPVARLSSQKRLQVLDKNRFQVMWTSDGWKTKNTTDARLLGYPGFSAEIPAQAAGSQIEFTLFWPLEARWLGKNYFVAVTS from the coding sequence ATGAATGCTCTTACGACGGCATACCGGTGGCTGAACGACGACGGTCCCGCCTTTGGTGCTCCCGGCCTCGAACCACGGTGGACTTCCAGTAAAAAAGACGCCGTCTGTACGGCGTATGCAGCCTCCAGCCGCGTTTGGTTTACGGTCTCGCATGGCACGTTGAATGAGATCTACTATCCCACCATTGATCGTCCGCAGACCCGCGATATGGAGCTCATCTTTACCGACGGAGAGACCTTCGTCCACGAAGAAAAGCGCGACTACGAGTTCGACTTCCACTACATCGATCCCGACGCCCTCGCCGTGCGCGTCGTCGCCAACGATCTGCAGGGTCGTTACACGATTACCAAGGAATTCATCACCGATCCGCATCATCCCGTCGTCCTGGTTCACGTCAAGGTCGAGGGCGAAGAAGAAGTCCTCTCGCGCCTGAAGTGTTATGCCCTTCTCGCACCGCATCTCGATGGAGGCGGTGCAGGGAACTCGGCCCGCTCCGTGGAAGTCGCCGGGCAGAGAGCCATTCTCGCCTGGAAGAACGGCACGGCGCTGGCCATGGGCGTCAGTACCGGTTTCACAAGAACTTCATGCGGTTACGTCGGTTCTTCCGATGGTTACCAGGATCTAATCCAGAACATGCGCATGGACTGGGAGTTCGGCCAGGCGCTCGACGGCAATCTTGCTCTGACGGGCGAAATCGACATCAGCCGCAACCGAGAATTCACACTCGCCATCGCCATGGGAGAAGGCTTTCATTCGGCCCTTGCTGGGATGATGCAATCCCTCTCCACACCCTATGAGCTTCAGCTCAAGCGTTTCATCGAGCAGTGGCACCGCGCGGCTTCGCCGGAGCGTCTGGCGGAGGCTTCGACTGATGGTGGACGCCTGATGCGCATTAGCCACAACACGATCCTGGCGCATGAAGACAAAACCTACTCCGGAGCCTTCATCGCGTCCGCCTCCATCCCCTGGGGCAACGCGAAGGGCGACGACGATCTCGGTGGATACCATCTCGTCTGGACGCGCGACATGATCCAGTCCGCCACGGCAATGCTTGCCTGCGGGCGCGTGGACACAGCACGCAGGGCGCTCGTCTATCTCGCCTGTACGCAGCGGCCAGACGGCAGTTTTGCGCAGAATTTTTGGATCGACGGAACACCCTACTGGACCGGCATTCAGCTCGACGAAGTGGCCTTCCCCATCATGCTGGCCTGGCGCCTCTGGAAGGTCGATGGGTTAGGCGAATTCGATGTCTTTCCTTTTGTGGAAAATGCGGCAGCGTTCCTTGTGCACTTTGCACCGGTAACGCAGCAGGAGCGATGGGAAGAGACCTCCGGTTACTCTCCCTCGACCCTCGCCACGGTGATTGCAGCGCTGGTTTGTGCCGCAGATATCGCCCGCGCGCACCACTCTCCGGAACTGGCTGAGTTCTTGTTGATTTACTCGGACTGGATCGAAGCCCATCTGGACGAATGGACGACCACGAACGATGGATGCCTCCATCCCGACGTGAAACGGCACTATATGCGCGTCCGTCCGCCGTCGCCGGGCGAGCCGTTCTATCACCCCGAAGCGGGCGAAGGTCGCCTGAATATCGCCAATCGCGCTCCGGGAGAGAAGTACAACTTTGAAGCCCGCGAGATCATCGACGGCGGCTTTCTGGAACTTGTCCGTTACGGTATCCGCCGCGCCGACGATCCCCTCATCATCGACAGCCTGAAGGTGGTCGATCACGTTCTGAAGATCGATACCCCCTACGGCCCCTGCTGGCGTCGTTACAACCATGACGGCTATGGACAGCAGAAGGACGGCGAACCTTTCATCCATTACGGACAGGGACGCGCATGGCCGATTTTGACAGGGGAGCGCGCCCACTACGAGATGGCGGCGGGAAATGACATCAAGCCCCTGATCACCGCCCTCGAGCGCTTTTCTTCCTTTGGCGGCATGCTGCCGGAGCAGATCTGGGATTATGCTGATCTCCCCGAGGAGGGCCTGTATTTCGGCCGTTCTGCCGGATCGGCGCAGCCCCTTGTCTGGGCGCATGCGGAATACATCAAGCTCCTTCGGTCGGCGGTCGACGGCAAGGTCTTCGACCGCATCTCGGTGGTGGAAGATCGTTACTGCAAGAAAGCCGAAGACCGTACCTTCAAGAGTGAAGTCGAGTTTTTCCAGGTTTCACGCCCGGTAGCGCGGCTTTCGAGCCAGAAACGGCTGCAGGTTTTAGATAAGAATCGGTTTCAGGTCATGTGGACATCAGATGGCTGGAAGACGAAGAACACCACCGATGCACGGCTGCTGGGGTATCCGGGTTTCTCCGCGGAGATTCCAGCCCAGGCAGCGGGATCGCAGATAGAATTCACGCTTTTCTGGCCTTTGGAAGCTCGCTGGTTAGGCAAAAATTACTTTGTGGCGGTAACCTCGTGA
- a CDS encoding superoxide dismutase, translating to MAFELPVLPYEYTALEPHIDEATMKLHHDKHHATYVTNLNGAVEKHTELGAKTAEELISNLDAVPEDVRTVVRNNGGGHVNHTMFWEIMKPNGGGVPTGDIAEQIKADFGDFETFKKTFNETTAKQFGAGWGWLVFKGGKLTILTTPNQDSPLSQGLYPILGNDVWEHAYYLKYQNKRPEYLAAWWNTVNWEEINKRFAKAKK from the coding sequence GTGGCCTTCGAACTTCCGGTTCTTCCCTATGAGTACACGGCGCTTGAGCCGCACATCGATGAAGCAACGATGAAGCTGCACCATGACAAGCACCATGCCACCTACGTCACCAATCTGAACGGCGCAGTGGAAAAACACACCGAACTCGGCGCGAAGACCGCCGAAGAGCTCATCAGCAACCTGGATGCCGTGCCAGAAGACGTTCGCACGGTCGTCCGCAACAACGGCGGCGGTCATGTCAACCACACCATGTTCTGGGAGATCATGAAGCCCAATGGCGGCGGCGTACCGACGGGCGACATCGCAGAGCAGATCAAGGCCGACTTTGGCGACTTTGAGACTTTCAAGAAGACCTTCAACGAGACCACGGCGAAGCAGTTCGGCGCGGGCTGGGGCTGGCTGGTCTTTAAGGGCGGCAAGCTGACGATCCTGACCACACCCAACCAGGATTCACCCCTTTCGCAGGGTCTGTATCCGATCCTCGGCAACGATGTCTGGGAGCACGCCTACTACCTCAAATACCAGAACAAGCGCCCTGAGTATCTCGCAGCATGGTGGAACACCGTGAACTGGGAAGAGATCAACAAGCGTTTCGCAAAAGCTAAGAAGTAG
- the rpiB gene encoding ribose 5-phosphate isomerase B translates to MKIAIASDHAGFPLKEEIRQYVAKLGHEVQDLGAYNAEPSDYPDFAKKVGKSLMAGTAERGILICGSGVGVCVAANKMPGVRAGMCHDTYSAHQGVEHDQMNVLVMGARIIGTALAEECTLAYLNAKFIATEERFVRRLNKVFAIEKLYMPQASGN, encoded by the coding sequence ATGAAGATTGCTATTGCCTCGGACCATGCCGGTTTTCCCTTGAAGGAAGAGATCCGGCAGTACGTCGCGAAGCTTGGTCATGAAGTACAGGATCTGGGAGCGTATAACGCGGAACCTTCGGACTATCCGGATTTCGCGAAAAAGGTAGGGAAGTCGCTGATGGCAGGAACCGCGGAGCGAGGCATCCTGATCTGCGGCTCCGGTGTTGGCGTCTGTGTTGCAGCCAACAAGATGCCCGGTGTTCGTGCGGGCATGTGTCATGACACCTACTCCGCGCATCAGGGTGTCGAACACGATCAGATGAATGTGCTCGTGATGGGTGCGCGCATCATCGGAACTGCACTCGCCGAAGAGTGTACGCTCGCGTATCTCAATGCTAAGTTCATCGCGACAGAAGAACGTTTCGTCCGCCGCTTGAACAAGGTCTTCGCCATCGAAAAGCTCTACATGCCCCAGGCTTCAGGAAATTAA